In Quercus robur chromosome 11, dhQueRobu3.1, whole genome shotgun sequence, the following proteins share a genomic window:
- the LOC126705715 gene encoding uncharacterized protein LOC126705715, whose product MALKPVSLQCKSVFLLFFLIAIQTSSSTPLFSSSSSSDFNPPYPKAISDLKEAIVKGLGFQADDFKVSGFDLRDAQVGHSVAYEFDVEIDNKVLPFKLLEDVNRWEYVDLPIFRVDNGLVEKGKSDPSLPVLAPFQLAGPMELWIQDAKDMRISLPHDVDAGVLKKVMLADGAVVTVKGARSVSLRHPLEFPLPLNRSQNGFASGLLTLAEQLRHASRTQGASLLSLRIVGPTSLTAPTSSSPSSTNRLKLKRLAPGLVELSSTSKALSTIDLQEDATTLLTPSQFTTMWPLPSVNGSNSNLLGFETLLSSVLGPKANKKGSFKLLKADVSAQTFLKIGFGVEKKLKEGDGIDFEGFPAWRTKPENVRMHFEVLAKVDGEKIVPERVMQVNPVIVEDTVAPNVAAGNVTMSKAPIIHPPSNPLTL is encoded by the exons aTGGCTCTGAAACCTGTCTCTCTGCAATGCAAATCCGTgttcttattatttttcctcATCGCGATCCAAACGTCGTCGTCTACGCCTctgttttcctcttcttcttcctcagatTTCAATCCTCCCTACCCCAAAGCCATCTCT GATCTGAAGGAAGCGATAGTgaaaggattagggtttcaagCGGATGATTTCAAGGTATCAGGGTTTGATCTGAGGGATGCCCAAGTGGGGCATTCAGTGGCGTATGAATTCGATGTGGAAATCGACAATAAGGTCCTTCCCTTCAAGCTTTTGGAGGATGTTAACCGCTGGGAATATGTGGATTTGCCTATTTTCCGAGTGGACAATGGGTTGGTTGAGAAGGGCAAATCGGATCCCAGCTTGCCGGTTCTAGCTCCGTTTCAGTTGGCTGGACCCATGGAGCTTTGGATTCAGGATGCCAAAGATATGCGCATCTCTCTTCCa CATGATGTGGATGCTGGTGTCTTGAAGAAAGTGATGTTAGCAGATGGTGCCGTTGTTACTGTCAAGGGTGCCAGATCAGTTAGCCTACGCCACCCACTTGAATTCCCACTCCCCTTAAACCGATCCCAAAATGGATTTGCATCTGGTCTATTAACCCTGGCTGAACAGCTCCGCCATGCTTCCCGTACTCAAGGTGCTTCACTCCTCTCACTTCGCATTGTTGGTCCTACCTCCCTCACAGCCCCCACCTCATCTTCACCCTCTTCCACCAACAGGCTGAAGCTTAAGCGCCTTGCACCAGGGCTTGTGGAGTTATCCTCAACATCAAAGGCCCTCTCCACTATTGATCTTCAAGAAGATGCCACCACACTCTTGACGCCAAGTCAGTTCACCACAATGTGGCCTCTTCCTTCAGTCAATGGCTCAAACTCAAACTTGCTTGGTTTTGAGACACTGCTCTCTTCGGTGCTGGGTCCTAAGGCTAACAAGAAAGGTTCCTTCAAGTTGTTGAAGGCAGACGTGTCAGCTCAGACATTTCTAAAGATAGGTTTTGGGGTTGAGAAGAAGTTGAAAGAAGGAGATGGGATTGATTTTGAGGGTTTTCCTGCGTGGAGGACAAAGCCAGAGAATGTGAGAATGCATTTTGAAGTTTTGGCAAAGGTCGATGGTGAGAAGATTGTGCCAGAGAGAGTCATGCAAGTTAACCCTGTTATTGTGGAGGACACGGTGGCACCAAATGTGGCTGCGGGGAATGTGACAATGTCTAAGGCCCCTATTATTCACCCTCCCTCCAACCCCCTCACCTTGTAA
- the LOC126706125 gene encoding alcohol dehydrogenase 1-like — MSSSNTAGQVIRCKAAVAWEAGKPLVIEEVEVAPPKTMEVRLKILFTSLCHTDVYFWEAKGQTPLFPRIFGHEAGGIVESVGEGVTDLKPGDHVLPVFTGECKECRHCKSEESNMCDLLRINTDRGVMLNDGKSRFSINGQPIYHFVGTSTFSEYTVLHVGCVAKINPAAPLDKVCVLSCGISTGLGATLNVAKPKKGSTVAIFGLGAVGLAAAEGARIAGASRIIGVDLNAKRFDEAKKFGVTEFVNPKDHDKPVQEVIAEMTGGGVDRSVECTGSINAMISAFECVHDGWGIAVLVGVPNKDDAFKTHPMNILNERTLKGAFFGNYKPRSDLPSVVERYMNKELELEKFITHEVPFSEINKAFEFMLKGDGLRCIIRMDA, encoded by the exons ATGTCTTCTTCAAACACTGCTGGTCAAGTCATACGTTGCAAAG CTGCGGTGGCATGGGAAGCCGGAAAGCCACTGGTGATAGAAGAAGTGGAAGTGGCACCACCAAAGACGATGGAGGTTCGTCTCAAGATCCTCTTCACCTCCCTCTGCCACACAGATGTTTACTTTTGGGAAGCCAAG GGACAGACCCCATTGTTTCCTCGCATATTTGGTCATGAAGCTGGCGG GATTGTTGAGAGCGTCGGTGAGGGTGTGACAGACCTCAAACCTGGTGACCATGTGCTTCCTGTCTTCACTGGGGAATGCAAGGAGTGTCGGCATTGCAAGTCAGAGGAGAGCAACATGTGTGACCTCCTGAGGATAAATACTGACCGAGGCGTAATGCTCAATGATGGCAAGTCGAGATTTTCTATTAATGGACAACCCATTTACCATTTTGTTGGGACTTCTACCTTTAGTGAATACACTGTGCTACATGTTGGTTGTGTTGCCAAAATTAATCCAGCTGCTCCTCTGGATAAAGTTTGTGTTCTCAGCTGTGGAATCTCAACAG GTCTTGGAGCTACCTTGAATGttgcaaaaccaaaaaaagggtCAACAGTAGCAATTTTTGGATTGGGGGCTGTTGGTCTAGCT GCTGCTGAAGGGGCTAGAATCGCTGGTGCTTCAAGGATTATTGGGGTTGATCTGAATGCTAAGCGTTTTGATGAAG CCAAGAAATTCGGTGTCACTGAGTTTGTGAACCCAAAAGACCATGACAAGCCTGTTCAAGAG GTGATTGCTGAAATGACTGGTGGGGGAGTTGACCGAAGTGTTGAGTGTACTGGTAGTATCAATGCTATGATATCTGCATTCGAATGTGTTCATGAT GGATGGGGTATTGCTGTACTTGTTGGCGTCCCAAACAAAGATGATGCATTCAAAACGCATCCAATGAATATCTTAAATGAGAGGACTCTGAAGGGTGCCTTTTTTGGCAATTACAAACCAAGATCTGACCTACCTTCTGTGGTTGAAAGGTACATGAACAAG
- the LOC126705759 gene encoding malate dehydrogenase, glyoxysomal — protein MEASAEVNQRIARITAHLHPSNLQMEENSSLRAANCRAKGGAPGFKVAILGAAGGIGQPLAMLMKINPLVSVLHLYDVVNSPGVTADISHMDTGAVVRGFLGQPQLESALTGMDLVIVPAGVPRKPGMTRDDLFNINAGIVKTLCEGIAKCCPNAIVNLISNPVNSTVPIAAEVFKKSGTYDPKRLLGVTTLDVVRANTFVAEVLGLDPREVDVPVVGGHSGVTILPLLSQVKPPCTLTKEESEYLTNRIQNGGTEVVEAKAGAGSATLSMAYAAVKFADACLRGLRGDAGVVECAFVASQVTELPFFASKVRLGRIGAEEIYQLGPLNEYERVGLEKAKKELAGSIQKGISFIWK, from the exons ATGGAGGCAAGTGCAGAGGTTAATCAGCGCATTGCTAGGATCACAGCTCATCTCCACCCTTCTAATCTTCAG ATGGAGGAAAATTCTAGTTTGAGGGCAGCAAATTGCCGAGCAAAAGGTGGGGCACCTGGGTTCAAAGTTGCAATCTTGGGTGCTGCTGGGGGCATTGGCCAACCTCTTGCTATGTTGATGAAGATAAATCCTCTAGTCTCGGTTCTTCATCTCTATGATGTTGTCAACTCGCCTGGTGTCACAGCTGATATTAGTCACATGGACACTGGTGCTGTG GTGCGTGGTTTCTTAGGACAGCCACAGCTTGAGAGTGCTCTTACTGGCATGGACCTTGTAATCGTACCTGCTGGTGTGCCAAGGAAGCCTGGAATGACAAGGGATGACCTTTTCAACATCAATGCTGGAATTGTCAAGACCCTCTGTGAAGGCATTGCAAAGTGCTGCCCCAATGCTATTGTCAACTTGATCAGCAATCCAGTGAATTCCACTGTTCCAATTGCAGCTGAGGTTTTCAAGAAATCTGGCACTTACGACCCAAAGCGACTTCTGGGAGTTACAACGCTCGATGTTGTGCGAGCAAATACTTTTGTG GCAGAGGTGCTGGGGCTTGATCCTAGGGAAGTTGATGTTCCAGTTGTTGGAGGTCATTCAGGAGTGACAATTTTGCCCCTTCTGTCACAG gTTAAGCCTCCCTGCACTTTAACCAAAGAAGAATCTGAATACCTTACAAATCGCATTCAAAATGGTGGGACAGAAGTTGTTGAG GCGAAAGCTGGGGCTGGTTCTGCAACGCTGTCAATG GCATATGCGGCCGTTAAATTTGCAGATGCATGCCTTCGAGGTTTGAGAGGAGATGCAGGTGTCGTGGAATGTGCCTTTGTAGCTTCTCAG GTGACAGAACTTCCTTTCTTTGCATCCAAGGTACGACTTGGTCGTATTGGAGCTGAAGAGATTTACCAACTGGGACCTCTAAATGAGTATGAGAG AGTTGGATTGgagaaagcaaagaaagagtTAGCCGGAAGCATCCAAAAGGGCATTTCCTTTATTTGGAAATAA